The genomic segment ACCAATACCCGACGTGGCCCCGGTCACCAGGGCTGTCCATCCTTGAAGCGTATTCATGGCCGCCGATCCTAACGGCGCGGGGGAGGAGTGCACGTGTCTCATGACACCCGGAGTCTGATTCCCGTGGGTTCTCGCGTTAACATGGGTGTCATGACGCCCGCTCGTGCTCTCAACGCGATCCACCTGCGCCAGGGTCATCCCGACTTCCTGGATCTGCCCTGGCACCTGCCGCTGGAGGCCTGGACCCGCGAGGTGTGTCCGCGGCTGGTCGAGGTGCCGCGCGGTCTGTCGCGGCACACGGTCGTCTTCGTGAGCTACGGGCCGGAGATCTACGCGCTCAAGGAGCTGCCCATGCCCATCGGCCAGCGCGAGTACGACGTGCTGCGCGGCCTGGAGGAGCGGCGGCTGCCCTCGGTCACCCCCGTGGGGCACGCGCGCGTGCGCGCCCCGGAGCAGCCCGGCAACGAGGTGGCCATCCTCTTCACCCAGTACCTGAGCTCGTCGCTGCCCTACCGCGTGCTCTTCATGAACAAGGGTCTGGAGCGCTACCGCGAGCGGCTCCTCGACGCCATGGCCAGCCTGCTCGTGCGCCTGCACCTGGGCGGCTTCTTCTGGGGCGATTGCTCCCTGTCCAACGTGCTCTTCCGCCGCGACGCGGGCGAGCTGCAGGCCTACGCGGTGGACGCCGAGACGTCCGAGCTGCACGCGAAGCTGTCCGACGGCCAGCGCGAGCTGGACCTGATGATCATGGAGGAGAACGTCACCGGGGGCCTGGCGGACCTGGCGGCCATGGAGGAGGTGGAGCTGCCCTCCTCGCTCGACGTGTACGAGACGGCCCCGAGCATCCGCCAGCGCTACGAGCGGCTGTGGACGGAGATCAACAAGGAAATCCCCATCTCGCGCAGCGAGAGCTACCGCATCCACGAGCGCATCCGGGCGCTCAATGATCTGGGCTTCTCGGTGGGCGAGGTGGACCTGGTGGCCAGCGGCGACGGCAGCCAGCTACGCATGCGCACCATCGTCACGGACCGCGAGTACCACCGCCACCAGCTCCACAACCTCACGGGCCTGGTGGCCGAGGAGCGCCAGGCGGCCATGCTGCTCAACGAGGTGCGCGAGCTGAAGGCCACGCTCTCGCGCGAGCTCAACCGGAGCGTGCCCCTGAGCGTGGCGGCGTTCCGCTGGCTCGACGAGCGCTTCCGGCCCACCCTCAACAAGTTCCAGAAGGACCTGGGCCCGGCGGCGGACGAGGCCGAGCTGTACTGCCAGGTGCTCGAGCACAAGTGGTTCCTGTCGGAAAAGGCCAAACGGGACGTGGGCCTGGACGCCGCCATCAAGGCGTACGTGGCGCTGCGCCGCGAGCAGCCCGCCCCCGCGCTCCTGCGCTCGGAGAGTGCCCCCCTCCTCGTGGAGTCCACCGCGCGGCGGATTCCGTCCGCGTAGCGCGCGTCCGGGCGGCGGCTCAACCGGGCCCGCCGCCCCGCTGGAGCCGCTCCACGTCCGCCTCGGTGTCCACGTCCAGGCCTCCGCCCTCGAGCGCCACCGGCTCCACCCGGCGTCCCCGGAACACGGCGCGCGCCCCCTGGTCCCCCCGCAGCGCGAGCAGCTCCGGGAGCAGGGCCGGGGAGAACAGGGCGGGCACCCCCACGACTCCCTCGTAGGCGGACGCGACGATGGGTGCCCCCGTGTCGCGCTGGACTCGGGCCAGGGCGCGCAGGTGTTCGGCCGTGAGCAGCGGCTGATCGCACGTGAGCACCAGCGCCGCCGTGTCGACGCCGTCGAGCCCCTGGCGGATGGAGCTGGCGATTCCCTCCTCGGCGCGCGGGTTGTGGACGCAGGTGACGGGCAGGGAGGCCACGGCCCGGGAGACGTCCTCCGCGCGTGCCCCCGTCACCACCCGCACCGGACCCAGCCCCGACTCCACCGCGAGCCTCGCCGCCCGGTGTACGAGCGTCTCCCCTCGCCACTCGAC from the Cystobacter ferrugineus genome contains:
- a CDS encoding DUF4032 domain-containing protein, with the translated sequence MGSRVNMGVMTPARALNAIHLRQGHPDFLDLPWHLPLEAWTREVCPRLVEVPRGLSRHTVVFVSYGPEIYALKELPMPIGQREYDVLRGLEERRLPSVTPVGHARVRAPEQPGNEVAILFTQYLSSSLPYRVLFMNKGLERYRERLLDAMASLLVRLHLGGFFWGDCSLSNVLFRRDAGELQAYAVDAETSELHAKLSDGQRELDLMIMEENVTGGLADLAAMEEVELPSSLDVYETAPSIRQRYERLWTEINKEIPISRSESYRIHERIRALNDLGFSVGEVDLVASGDGSQLRMRTIVTDREYHRHQLHNLTGLVAEERQAAMLLNEVRELKATLSRELNRSVPLSVAAFRWLDERFRPTLNKFQKDLGPAADEAELYCQVLEHKWFLSEKAKRDVGLDAAIKAYVALRREQPAPALLRSESAPLLVESTARRIPSA
- a CDS encoding nucleotidyltransferase family protein; translation: MEAVTVVVLAAGASSRLGRPKQLVEWRGETLVHRAARLAVESGLGPVRVVTGARAEDVSRAVASLPVTCVHNPRAEEGIASSIRQGLDGVDTAALVLTCDQPLLTAEHLRALARVQRDTGAPIVASAYEGVVGVPALFSPALLPELLALRGDQGARAVFRGRRVEPVALEGGGLDVDTEADVERLQRGGGPG